From Brassica oleracea var. oleracea cultivar TO1000 chromosome C3, BOL, whole genome shotgun sequence, a single genomic window includes:
- the LOC106335107 gene encoding splicing factor 3B subunit 1-like translates to MANIDPEIAKTQEERRKLEAEREGVSLTFVTLDRDLYGGNERDSYSTSIAPNDEEDPNLDTHGSLVAQRLASFTAPKSILNEVARLHSEDDDDDGGFKPRQTIAEREGEYRNRRLNRVLSPDRVDPFAMGEKTPDPSVRTYNDHMRETAVQREREETLRLIAKKKKLAEEAAKKQKDSAHSKKRNRWEQDGGAETSSKKAKASDSVWDATPGRVSVGRRNRWDEPTPGRVTDSDATPSGVTWDSTPKGYATPTPKRQRSRWDETPATMGSATYTPGFTPFQINLLGAMTPDQYNQARWEKEIEERNKPMSDEELDAMFPKGYKVLNQPASYVPIRSPARKVIGTPTPMTTPGYIIPEENRGQQYDVPPELPGGLPFMKPEDYQYFGALLNEEKEEELSPDEQKERKIMALLLKVKNGTPAQRKTALRQLTDKAREFGAGPLFNKILPLLMQPTLEDQERHLLVKVIDRILYKLDELVRPYVHKILVVIEPLLIDDDYYARAEGREIISNLSKAAGLATMIAAMRPDIDNADEYVRNTTARAFAVVASALGIPALLPFLKAVCQSKKSWQARHTGIKIVQQIAILIGCAVLPHLNSLVELIEHGLSDENLKVRTITSLSLAALAEASAPYGIESFDSVLIPLWKGIRSHRGKVLAAFLKAIGFIIPLMDAGYARYFTKEVMVILIREFQSPDEEMRNIVLKVVKQCASTEGVEADYIRSDVLPEFFKHLWVKRMALDKRNYKSLVETTVEIANKVGVADIVERLVNGLKDESELYRRMVMEAIDKVVTNLGASDIVARSEELLIDGILYAFQEQTNDDANVMLNGFGAVVNGLGQRVKPYLPQICGTIKWRLTYKSANVRQQAADLISRIAVVMKQCGEEQLMGHLGVVLYEYLGEEYPEVLGSVLGASKAIVNVIGMTKMTPPIKDLLPRLTPILKNRHEKVQENCIDLVGRIADRGAEFVPAREWMRICFELLEMLKAHKKGIRRATVNTFGYIAKAIGPQDVLATLLNNLRVQERQNRVCTTVAIAIVAETCSPFTVLPALVNEYRVPELNVQNGVLKSLSFLFEYIGEMGKDYIYAVTPLLEDALMDRDLVHRQTAASAVKHMALGVAGLGCEDALVHLLNLIWPNIFETSPHVINAVMEAIEGMRVALGGAVILNYCLQGLFHPARKVREVYWKIYNSLYIGAQDTLVASYPVFENEQTNIYSRPELTMSL, encoded by the coding sequence ATGGCGAATATAGACCCCGAGATCGCCAAAACTCAAGAAGAGAGACGGAAGTTAGAAGCAGAACGCGAGGGAGTTTCCCTCACGTTTGTGACTCTCGATCGTGATCTCTACGGAGGCAACGAACGTGATTCCTACTCGACTTCCATCGCACCAAACGACGAGGAGGATCCCAATCTCGACACCCACGGGTCGCTTGTGGCTCAGCGTCTCGCCTCCTTCACCGCTCCCAAGTCTATCCTCAACGAGGTGGCTCGTCTTCACAGCGAAGATGATGATGACGACGGTGGATTCAAGCCGAGACAGACTATCGCGGAGCGCGAGGGTGAGTACCGGAACAGGAGACTTAATCGGGTTCTCTCTCCGGATAGAGTTGATCCGTTTGCTATGGGAGAGAAGACGCCTGATCCGAGTGTTAGAACTTATAATGATCATATGAGGGAGACGGCTGTGCAGAGGGAGAGGGAGGAAACCTTGAGGCTTATTGCTAAGAAGAAGAAGCTTGCGGAAGAAGCTGCCAAGAAACAGAAAGATTCTGCTCATTCCAAGAAGAGGAACAGGTGGGAGCAAGACGGTGGTGCTGAAACCTCTTCAAAGAAAGCTAAAGCATCAGATTCTGTTTGGGATGCAACTCCAGGGAGAGTTTCTGTTGGAAGAAGGAACAGATGGGATGAGCCCACACCTGGTCGTGTGACTGATTCCGATGCAACTCCTTCAGGTGTTACTTGGGACTCGACTCCCAAAGGTTATGCAACTCCAACCCCGAAGCGTCAGCGTTCTAGGTGGGACGAGACACCAGCCACTATGGGGAGTGCTACTTACACCCCTGGTTTCACTCCATTTCAGATTAATCTGCTTGGTGCTATGACACCGGATCAGTACAATCAGGCGAGGTGGGAGAAGGAAATTGAAGAGAGAAACAAGCCAATGAGTGATGAAGAGCTTGACGCCATGTTTCCTAAAGGATACAAGGTTTTGAACCAGCCTGCTTCTTATGTTCCCATTCGATCCCCTGCTAGGAAGGTTATAGGAACCCCGACACCCATGACAACTCCTGGCTACATTATTCCCGAGGAAAACCGCGGGCAGCAGTACGATGTTCCCCCGGAACTTCCCGGTGGGCTGCCGTTTATGAAACCAGAGGATTATCAGTATTTCGGAGCGCTCTTGAATGAAGAGAAGGAAGAAGAACTGTCTCCTGATGAGCAGAAAGAACGCAAGATAATGGCACTGTTGCTGAAGGTGAAAAACGGAACGCCTGCACAGAGGAAAACAGCTTTGAGGCAGCTTACTGATAAGGCCCGTGAGTTTGGCGCTGGTCCTTTGTTTAATAAAATCTTGCCCTTGCTCATGCAACCCACTTTGGAAGATCAAGAGAGGCATCTTTTGGTGAAAGTGATTGATAGGATTCTGTACAAACTTGATGAGCTTGTACGGCCCTACGTCCACAAGATTCTCGTTGTTATTGAGCCTTTGTTGATCGATGACGATTATTATGCCCGTGCAGAAGGGAGAGAAATTATCTCTAACCTTAGCAAAGCAGCTGGTTTAGCCACCATGATTGCAGCTATGCGTCCGGATATTGATAACGCTGATGAATACGTGAGGAACACAACAGCGAGAGCTTTCGCTGTGGTCGCTTCGGCGCTTGGAATCCCTGCACTATTGCCGTTCCTGAAAGCTGTTTGCCAGAGTAAGAAGTCATGGCAGGCACGACACACTGGAATCAAGATTGTGCAGCAGATTGCCATACTAATTGGCTGTGCCGTTTTGCCTCACTTGAATTCTCTAGTAGAACTTATCGAACACGGTCTCAGTGATGAAAACCTGAAGGTTAGGACTATTACGTCCTTGTCACTGGCTGCTCTCGCCGAGGCTTCTGCTCCTTATGGTATTGAGAGCTTCGACTCTGTTCTTATACCTCTGTGGAAAGGTATTAGGTCTCACCGTGGCAAAGTCTTGGCTGCGTTCTTGAAGGCGATTGGTTTTATCATCCCTTTGATGGATGCTGGGTATGCGAGATACTTTACAAAAGAAGTGATGGTGATCTTGATTAGGGAGTTCCAGTCGCCTGATGAAGAGATGAGGAATATTGTACTCAAGGTGGTGAAACAGTGTGCAAGTACCGAAGGTGTTGAAGCGGATTACATCCGCAGCGATGTTCTGCCTGAGTTTTTCAAACATTTGTGGGTTAAGAGAATGGCTCTGGATAAAAGAAACTATAAGTCGCTTGTTGAAACTACTGTTGAGATTGCGAACAAGGTTGGTGTTGCGGATATCGTGGAAAGATTGGTTAACGGACTTAAAGATGAGAGTGAATTGTACCGGCGTATGGTTATGGAAGCCATTGACAAGGTTGTCACAAACTTGGGAGCATCGGATATTGTTGCGAGATCGGAGGAGCTGCTCATAGATGGCATTCTTTATGCTTTCCAAGAACAGACAAACGACGATGCTAATGTGATGCTTAATGGGTTCGGTGCTGTAGTGAATGGACTTGGTCAGCGAGTAAAGCCTTACCTTCCTCAGATCTGTGGCACCATCAAGTGGAGGTTAACCTACAAGAGTGCAAACGTAAGACAGCAAGCCGCTGATCTCATCTCTAGAATCGCTGTTGTTATGAAGCAGTGCGGAGAGGAACAGTTGATGGGACATCTCGGTGTTGTCCTGTACGAGTATCTTGGAGAAGAGTACCCTGAAGTCTTGGGATCAGTTCTTGGAGCTTCAAAAGCTATCGTCAACGTGATTGGTATGACAAAGATGACGCCTCCCATTAAGGATCTGCTTCCAAGACTGACTCCGATTTTGAAGAACCGACACGAGAAAGTGCAAGAGAATTGTATCGATCTTGTTGGTAGGATTGCTGATCGTGGTGCTGAGTTTGTTCCAGCAAGAGAATGGATGAGAATCTGTTTCGAGCTTCTTGAAATGCTCAAAGCTCATAAGAAAGGTATTCGCCGTGCAACTGTCAACACTTTCGGGTACATCGCCAAAGCCATTGGACCACAAGACGTGCTAGCCACGTTACTGAACAATCTCAGAGTCCAAGAACGCCAGAACCGTGTTTGCACCACAGTCGCAATCGCCATAGTCGCTGAAACATGCTCTCCGTTTACCGTCTTACCCGCTTTGGTGAACGAGTACCGAGTCCCAGAGCTCAACGTCCAAAACGGTGTCCTGAAATCCCTCTCTTTCCTCTTCGAGTACATTGGAGAAATGGGGAAGGATTACATATACGCAGTCACGCCGTTGCTCGAAGACGCGCTCATGGACAGAGATTTGGTTCACAGACAAACCGCGGCTTCAGCTGTTAAACACATGGCTCTAGGTGTAGCTGGGTTGGGTTGTGAAGACGCTTTGGTTCACTTGCTTAACTTGATCTGGCCCAACATTTTCGAGACATCTCCTCACGTCATCAACGCTGTGATGGAAGCCATTGAAGGAATGAGGGTTGCGTTAGGTGGAGCAGTTATACTGAACTATTGTCTGCAGGGTTTGTTTCACCCGGCTCGCAAAGTCCGTGAAGTGTACTGGAAGATATACAATTCGCTTTACATTGGTGCTCAGGACACGCTTGTTGCTTCTTACCCGGTCTTTGAGAATGAGCAGACCAATATTTATAGCCGACCCGAGCTAACTATGTCCCTCTGA